CCTGTCGGAAGCGGCGGCGCTGAAGATCGTTTCTTCCATGCTGTCGGAAACCTATGCCGAGCTCAACGCCGAAGTGAGCGACGCCGTTGGCGAATTGACCAACATGATATCCGGCGACGCGCGGCGCGAGTTGGCCGGCAAGGGGTTCAAATTCGAGGCCGGCCTGCCGAGCATCATCAAGGGGAAGGGGCACATTGTCGAGAGCATGACCAAAGGACCCACTATTGCCATTCCGTTCGAAATCGACGGCGCCAAATTCGTTGTGGAAACCAGCTTTGAGGGGTAAAATATACCACTTATTTGTTCCCGTGGCTGGTTGATGGCATCTGTATGCCAAAGGGGAGTGTGTGCCGGACAAACTGGATGAAGTGCGCGAAATCGCGGTGGCGAACCCGCGCGGCAAGGCGATATCCGTGATTTCCCCGCGCGAAGGGCGCGCCGCGTAACACCCGGAAATAGCGTCGTGCAGGAACAAAACCCGAAACACACAATCCTTGTCATCGATGACGAGGAGAACATCCGCAACGTGCTGGAAACGGTTTTCACCGGCAAGGGGTATGGCGTCGTCAAGACCGCCAACGGCTTCGAGGCGATCAAGGCCGTGGAGGGCGGGGGCGTCGACCTCGCCGTCATCGACATCAAGATGCCGGGGATGGATGGCATGGAACTGCTCTCCCGCATCAAGGATCATTCCGCCGAATTTCCGGTCGTTATCATGACCGGTTTCGCCGATGTGGAAACCGCCGCCAAGGCGCTTAAGGCGGGAGCTTCCGATTTCCTCGCCAAGCCGTTCGGCGCGCAGGAGGTATATCATTCCGTCTCGCGCCTGCTGGAACTGCGCAAGGTGCGGGAGGAAAACCGCAAAATCCTCCCTTTCTTCAAATTTACCATGGACGCGGAGATTCCGACGCGGACCGATTACGTCAACGGAGTCATCCACTACATCACCGAACATCTCAAGGAAATTGAGCTGTGCGACTCCTCGCAGCTGTCCAACCTGGTCATCGCCCTGTACGAGGCGATCGTGAACGGCATGCGGCACGGCAACGGCAACGACCCCGGAAAAAAAGTGCGGGTGCGGGCGGAAATCGGCTACAACGAGGCGCGTTTTACCGTCACCGACCAGGGTGAGGGATTCGCTATCGACGACATAGCCAATCCGACCGCCCCCAAGAACCTCTACAAGAGCAGCGGCCGCGGTATTTACCTCATGCGGCATTTCATGGACGAGGTTTCATACAACGATCAAGGGAACGAAGTGACGCTGGTTAAGCGAAGGAAGGGCGGGGCGCCGCCGGCGCCGGGAAACGCCTGACATGCCCCGAAGGCTCGTGGCGGTTCCCGTGTACAATGAAGAGCCGTATGTCGTGCGCGTGATGGAACGCATCCGCGCGTTCCACGGCGGCGATATACTGGCCATCGACGACGGGTCCCCCGACCGTTCCGGCGAAATCCTCCGGACGGTCCCCGGCATTGCCATCATCAGCCACCCGGCCAACCGGGGGTATGGCGCGTCGCTCATCGGCGCGTTTAACCACGCCATCGTCAACGGGTACGATCAGCTCGTTACCATCGATTGCGACGAACAGCACGAACCCCGGCATATCCCGGATATGTTCCACCGCCTTGACAGGCGCGGCGTGGATATCGTTTCCTGCTCGCGCTATCTCCAATCCAGCGCCGCGGACGATCCGCCGCCGAAGGATCGTTTCGCCATCAACCGGCGGGTCACGGAAATTATCAACGGCATCACTGGCTACGGCCTCACCGACAGCTTTTGCGGCATGAAGGGGTACCGCGTGGCCGCGTTGGCGCCGTTGCGGCTGACCGAAAACGGTTACGCCTTTCCTTTGCAATTTTGGGTGCAGGCCTTTCATTTCGGCTTGACCGTGGAGGAATTCCCGATTGCGCGGATTTATAAAAACCTTAACCGGACGTTCGGCGGCGAGTTGGACGATCCCCAAAGACGGTATAATTACTATCTGGACGTGATGCGGAAGGAGCTTACCCGATGGTCGATATCCTTGCCGTCGGAACTCATCCCGACGATATAGAACTGGGGGCGGGCGCCGCGGTGGCGGCGCTGATCCGCCAGGGGAAAAATGTGGCGGCGCTCGACCTCACCAGCGGCGAGCCGACACCGCACGGCACGCCGGAACTGCGGCGCGCGGAGACCGCGCGGGCCAACGAAATACTCGGCCTCACGCAGCGGCTCAATTTGGGCCTGCCCAACCGCTGGCTGCGCGATACCGAAGAGGGGCGGGTCGCCATCGCCGGGGTTTACCGCCAACTGAAACCGAAGGTGCTGTTGCTGCCGTACTGGGAAGACGCCCACCCCGATCACGTGGCGGCTTCGGAGATGGCGCAGGCCGCCCGCTTCGTCGCCAAATACACAAAAACGGAAATGAAGGGGGAGCCGTACTACGTTCCCCGCGTGTTCTTCTATTTCTGCATCCACCTCAAAAAGCTGATAACGCCGTCGTTCGTATTCGATGTGTCCGATACGCTGGAGATCAAGCTGCGGGCGGTGTCGGCATACCACTCGCAGTTCTACGCTGGGGGGCAGGAGCGGGGGGACGAGGTGATCGCCCGGCTCCGGGCGCAGGCCGGATACTTTGGCGGGCTTATCCACGCACACTATGGCGAACCATTTTACGCGCGGGAAGAGCTGGGGGTCCGCTCGTTCGACCCCTTTGTATTATGACATTCGCCACGCCCGCGCCGGGGGAGCGGCTGACGCAACCGCCGTTTGAGAACTGGGAGGCGGCGGCACGGGAAAACGGCGCGGCGCTGACGCCGCTGGCCCCGCTGCGCGATGCCATCCGCCGGGCCGCCCTCGAAACGGCCGAACGGTATACCCGGCGGCTCGGCCTGCCCGTTCAATCCGCGGCGGCTGATGCCCCCTTGGTCATGGCGGGGCATCAGCCCTCCTTTTACCATCCCGGGGTTTTGTACAAATACCGCTTGCTGGCGGAAGCCGCCGCGCGCGGAATGGCGGCCATCAATCTCAACGTCGATACCGACCCGTCGGAAGGGTTTTTGGTCAAAGTCCCTTCATATGCCAACGGCGAGTACCGCCGCGTGGCGCATTATGCGGCCCCCGGCGCGGCGAATATGCTCTACATGGACGCTTCCGCGCGCGAGGATGAGGTCGCCGCCTTCGCCGAAAACGTGTTGCGCGACCTGCGTGCGCTGCCGGAGCGGCTTTTCAGCTTTGGCGAGGTGTTCGTTGAAACGGAGATGGGGCGTGAACTTCCCCCGATGATGGCCGACGCGATGGTGCATCTGCGCCGGGTTTACACCGCGCACTGGCCGCGGGGTGTGCTGGAGTTGCCGCTGTCGGAGCTTTGCCGCGCCGCGCCGTTTTTCACCTTCGCGTTCGAGATGCTGGCGCGCGCGCCGGAGGCGGCGGCCATCTTCAATGACACGCTGGCGGCCTACCGGGCCGAGCACGGGATACGCTCGAAGGCGAATCCTTTTCCCGATCTCGCCACGGATGCCCAAACCGTGGAGACCCTCTTTTGGATAGGCAAGGAGGGGGTGCGCCTGCCGCTGTCGGTTGTGATGCGCGGCGGATGCCCCGCGTTGCTGTTGGATGGAGCGCATGAAATGCGGGATGCGGCGATGCTGCGGGAATTTTGCCAAACGCGGAAATTGCGGTTGTGGCCCCGCGCCGTGGCACTTTCAGTTTTGAATCGGCTGTTCGTGGCCGACCTCTTTGTGCATGGTACCGGCGGGGCGAAGTACGACCGGATTACCGATATTTTCGTATCCCGTTTCCACGGCATCGTTCCGCCGCCGTTCGCGGTGGCCAGCGCTACG
The sequence above is drawn from the Nitrospinota bacterium genome and encodes:
- a CDS encoding chemotaxis protein CheX, with amino-acid sequence MNAELINPFLKATVNVLSMMAFVKPVPGKPFLKHDNKAQGDISGVIGMTGHARGVVVFSLSEAAALKIVSSMLSETYAELNAEVSDAVGELTNMISGDARRELAGKGFKFEAGLPSIIKGKGHIVESMTKGPTIAIPFEIDGAKFVVETSFEG
- a CDS encoding response regulator encodes the protein MQEQNPKHTILVIDDEENIRNVLETVFTGKGYGVVKTANGFEAIKAVEGGGVDLAVIDIKMPGMDGMELLSRIKDHSAEFPVVIMTGFADVETAAKALKAGASDFLAKPFGAQEVYHSVSRLLELRKVREENRKILPFFKFTMDAEIPTRTDYVNGVIHYITEHLKEIELCDSSQLSNLVIALYEAIVNGMRHGNGNDPGKKVRVRAEIGYNEARFTVTDQGEGFAIDDIANPTAPKNLYKSSGRGIYLMRHFMDEVSYNDQGNEVTLVKRRKGGAPPAPGNA
- a CDS encoding glycosyltransferase family 2 protein — encoded protein: MPRRLVAVPVYNEEPYVVRVMERIRAFHGGDILAIDDGSPDRSGEILRTVPGIAIISHPANRGYGASLIGAFNHAIVNGYDQLVTIDCDEQHEPRHIPDMFHRLDRRGVDIVSCSRYLQSSAADDPPPKDRFAINRRVTEIINGITGYGLTDSFCGMKGYRVAALAPLRLTENGYAFPLQFWVQAFHFGLTVEEFPIARIYKNLNRTFGGELDDPQRRYNYYLDVMRKELTRWSISLPSELIPTI
- the bshB1 gene encoding bacillithiol biosynthesis deacetylase BshB1, which encodes MVDILAVGTHPDDIELGAGAAVAALIRQGKNVAALDLTSGEPTPHGTPELRRAETARANEILGLTQRLNLGLPNRWLRDTEEGRVAIAGVYRQLKPKVLLLPYWEDAHPDHVAASEMAQAARFVAKYTKTEMKGEPYYVPRVFFYFCIHLKKLITPSFVFDVSDTLEIKLRAVSAYHSQFYAGGQERGDEVIARLRAQAGYFGGLIHAHYGEPFYAREELGVRSFDPFVL